The following is a genomic window from Spirosoma foliorum.
AGTGGTCGCTTCAGGAAGGGCAGTATGTTAAAAAAGGCGATACGCTGCTGGTTATTTCGGAGATCAAAGACGATTATTTTGACCCACAACTACCCCAGCGACTGGGCGAACAGTTAGCCGCCAAGAAAGGTAGTCAACAGGCAACGGATGCCAAGATTAATGCCTTGGATGAGCAAATCAGCGCATTAAGCGCGGGCGTTAAAGTGGATCTGGCTTCGGCCCGGAACCGAGTCCAGCAGAGTCAGTTGCAGATTCGGATCGACAGCGCCGATCTGGTGGCTATTCGCCGAAATTATCAGATTGCCGTTGCCCGGCTCGAGCGCTATGAAAAGGGCTATAAGGACGGCCTGTTCTCATTGACCGAACTAGAAACCCGCCGACTAACCATTCAGCAGGAGTATGCTAAAGTGATCATGCAGGAGAATAAACTGGATGTATCGCGCCAGAAACTAGCTAATGCGCGGCTCGATCTGCAATTGATCCAGGCTAAATATGAACAGGATGTAGCTAAAACAATGTCGGACCGGAGTTCAGCGCTGTCGAGTCGGGCCAGTGCGAACAATGATATTGCCGTTATGCGGAATAAGATCAGCAACGTAGTTGTCCGTCGGGGCATGTATGTTATTCGAGCCCCTCAAAACGGGTATATCGTTCGATCCCTGAAAACGGGGATTGGCGAAACAATCAAAGAAGGAGAGTCGATTGCCACCTTGCAGCCTGCCAACCCAAGCATTGCCATTGAGCTGTATGCCCGGCCAATGGATATACCACTCATTCAGCGTGGACGGATGGTCCGCTTACAGTTCGAAGGCTGGCCTGCGATTCAGTTTTCGGGTTGGCCAGCCGTTGCCGTGGGTACGTTTGGCGGAAAAGTAGCGGTGATCGATGCGGTTAACAGCACCAATGGAAAATACCGGATTCTGGTTACTCCCGACAGATTGGCGGGCGATCAACCCTGGCCGAAGCAACTACGCATTGGCTCGGGCGTTGTTGGCTGGGTTATGCTCGACGATGTACCCATCTGGTACGAATTGTGGCGCCAGTTAAATGGGTTCCCACCCAGTTTGAAGCAAGAACCCACCAAACCCGAAACGATATGAAGCCATTCATTTATCTGCTCTGGTTCGGGATGCTTTGTCTGGGATCAGGCTTGGCTTTCGGTCAGGCACCAGCTCAACGGCCAGCTGTTTCCCGTCGGCCAATGAGTCCGGTAACCACCGACGTTTTATCCCGAACCGCGATCAACGTCGCCGAAACATCGCTCGGAACAGCCCTGACGAGTACCAGTGAGCTAACCCCCATTGATACGGGCGTTGTGTTTACGGCCGACGAATTTTACCAGGCGGTTGCCCTGCATCACCCAATTGTCCGGCAAGCCACCTTGTTGAATCAGGAAGCACAGGCGCAGGTACAATTAGCGCGGGGAGCATTTGACCCCAAGTTATTTTCGGATTACAATCGAAAAAACTTTGGCAACACACTCTATTACGATAAGTGGCAGTCAGGGTTGGCTGTGCCAATATTGCCCGGCGGCCTTGATGTGAAAATGACCTATGACCGGAATACGGGCAAATACCTGAATCCGGAAAATAATGTACCATCGAGCGGTCTCCTGGCGTTCGGGGTGAGTGTACCCATAACCCAAGGTTTGTTGATCGATGCGCGTCGTAACACCTTGCGACAGGCCCGTTTGGCCGTTACGATGGCTGATGCCGACCGACTTTCGTTGATCAATAAAACCTTGTTTGATGCGGCTAAGCGATACTGGGACTGGTATCTGGCCCACCAGCAGTTTCGCTGGACGGAGCGGGGCTACCAGTTGGCGCAGACACGATTTCTGGCCGTTCGGCAACGGGCGCTGATTGGTGATGCGGCACCCATTGATACCACCGAAGCCCTGATTACCGTTCAGGAGCGGGAGCTTCAGGTTCAGAAGGCGGCAGTAGACTGGCAAAATGCCCGACTCAATCTAACCGCTTTTTTGTGGAGCAGTCAAGATGGTTCCGATCCTCGTCCGGTTGATTTGCCGGATGGCGTTGTTCCACAGGCCGCTTTATCGGGACTGGCCAATCAGGCACAGTATCAGGAATTACTAAGCCGGGCTGTCCAGCAACATCCAGACCTGATTAAACTGGCTACCAAGCAACAGCAGTTAACGATTGAAGAACGCTATCGACGGTCGTTGCTTTTACCCAAAATGAATGTGGGAGCGAGTTTACTTAGTCGGGGACCCTTATCAGAAGCCGACTATGCTGGATCGAGTCCGTACGGATTTCAAACGGACAATCACAAAATTAGTGTTGACTTTGCCTTTCCCCTTTTCCTACGGGCCGAACGGGGCAAACTGCGACAGGTACAACTGAAAAATCAACAGATACAACTGGAGCGTCAACAAGTTAGCCGAGACATTGCCATTGATGTACAACGTGCCTGGAATGAACTAGTTACCCTGGAGCAACGACTCGTTACGCAGCAACAGACAACCGTTAATCAGCAACGGCTGGTCCAGGCAGAAGTCGATAAATTTCAGTTAGGTGAAAGTTCGCTGTTCTTGGTCAACAGCCGGGAAACGAAATTGATTGATTACCAGATCAAGCAAGAAGAATTACGTTCGAAATACCAGCAAGCTCTGGCCAGTTTGTGGTACACGGCTGGTTTCAATTTGAGTACAAGGTATTAATGGCTAAAGACCTTTTTTAACAAAGGACAAATTCATCATCTCATGAAAAGAGACATTCTTGGTATGTAGCCAAGGTGCTTACAAGGCTGATTAGGGTTTTATTAGACTATTGACGTGGTGTCGGTTTCTTAAAACCGACATCACGTTGCTGTACTTCAGTGCAACCGTTCGCAATCGGGCTAATTGAAAGACCGTCTGAATTCCAAAGGCGAGAGGTCAGTTTTCGTTTTGAAGAGCTTACTAAAAGACTGGGAATGCTCAAACCCCAATCCGTATGCGACTTCTTGTACCGTTAAATTAGTCGTAGACAGACTCTCTTTTGCCTTTTCAATCAGCTTATCATGAATGTACTGCTGCGCATTTTGCCCGATCAGCGACCGCAGCATATCACTTAAATAACTGGGCGATAAGTTTACGCATTCGGCCAGATAGCCAACCGTGGGTAACCCCTGACGTAACGACGTTTCATTCGCAAAATACTGATCCAATACTTCTTCCAGTTTTTGGAGAAGGTCATGACTTACTGCCTTACGCGTGATGAACTGACGTTTGTAAAACCGATTCGCATAGTTCAGGAACAACTCAATTTGAGCAATGACAACGTCCTGACTGAAGTCGTCGATCCGGCTGAACAATTCTTTTTCGATCATTTTAAAGATCTCGAAAATCGTCACTTTTTCATCTTCTGAAAGGTGCAGCGTCTCGTTGGTTGAATACGAGAAGAAGCCATACTGCTTTATTGTTTTGGCGAGGGGGTAGCCTAAAAAGAAATCCGGATGAATCAGCAACGTATACTCGGAACATGCGCTAACATCGACGTCGTTGCCCCCAATGATCTGACCTGGCGAGGCAAATAACAAACCACCTTCATCAAAATCATAATAACTCTGGCCGTACTTTAATTTGCCGTTCAGTTTTGGTTTGTATGCTATTTTATAAAAGCCCAGCACATGATAATGGGGAAGCCCGGTCCCGTCGACCTTCGTGTAGACACCATTGATCAAACTGATTAGCGGATGCTGAGGCTTCTGTAAACCAAAGGCTCGATGTGCTTCGGCCAGCGATTCCATTTTCTTTAGACCATTTTCTTCTTTTTTCATCGCTCAGTAGATAAAAATGATAACCAATAGGCTGTTCACTATTGGTTATCAGGATTGCTTGATAAAGCAATTTTCCGGTTTGTGGGTTCCTTAGTTTGATGAACCTTGCGCCGAATTGGACACATCTTCCCAGGCTTCCCATGTGGCTAGTCGCTCGGCATAGGCCGTGCGTACCCAAGGCAAACAGTGGCTGCCGAGGAAGAATCGTAGTGGCGGTTGTTCGGCATCGACAATCTGAAAGATGGCCTCTGGCGTTGCCTTCGGATCGCCACGCTCTAGTTCTCTCAAACTACCGAAGAACTGGTTTTTAAAATCTGTGTAGATGTCGAGACCCTGCGCGAACTTCAGGGATTCCTGACTACCAAACTCAGTGGCATAAGCACCCGGTTCGATAATCGTTACATTGATGCCAAACGGTTTAACCTCCGTAGCCAGGCTTTCGTGGATGGCTTCGAACGCCCATTTCGATGAACAATAGTAGCCAATCACGGGCAAGGTTACCTGACCAAGATTGCTGGATGTACCGACGATGTGACCACTTCCCTGTTGTCTTAATAAGGGTAAGGCAGCCTGAATAACAGAAACCGGACCGATAACATTGGTTTCGTACAGTAAACGAATATCATCTGCGCTGGCTTCTTCAATAGTTCCAACCAGCGAATAACCGGCATTATTTAACACAATATCGAGTCGGCCGAAGTGAGCATGAGCTTGTTCTACGGCTGTTTTTGCTTGTTCGGGCCGAGTTACGTCAAGCTCCAGCGTTAGCACGTTCTCGCCATATTTTTCATTTAAGTCGGCGATGCTTTCCAATTTGCGTGCGGTGGCGGCCACCTTGTCTCCACGCTCAAGGGCAGCCTCGGTCCAAACGCGACCAAACCCACGGGAAGCGCCCGTTATAAACCATACTTTACTTGACTTTACTGGAGCGACTACCGTTTGAAGGCCTGCCTTTTCATTCTGATGTGCCATGTTCTATCTGTTGATATTTGTTTGGCAAAGGTCTGCTTCTACAATGGGGCATCTGTAGTCTAATTGAGGGGATTTGTAGTCAAAATGAGAAACAGGACGAAACGGAGAAAAGCTATACGAATGGCTCTGTAAACGGTATGATAAAGTCGATTAACCTGGGTAATTGGAAAGGCTGTGTGATCAGGATAGCGCTAGCTGTTGATGGACATCAAAACAAGGAATGCTAAAGAGAGAAAAACCGAAAGGAGGGAAGAACACCCAGTTTAGTATTTTTTTGACAATAGGAGGGTACGATTGCACCGTACAACAGTACTATACAGTAAGGTGATGAATTATTCCTAAATCCTAAAGCCTTCCCTTATCGGGCCCCTACTGTTTATGTCTTGTAATCTGAATGGCAAAGAGCTGGCTACCTATGATGTAATCATCATTGGCTCTGGAGCTGGTGGAGGCATGGCTGCCTACCAGCTCACCAAAGCTGGCGCCAACGTTTGTC
Proteins encoded in this region:
- a CDS encoding SDR family NAD(P)-dependent oxidoreductase — translated: MAHQNEKAGLQTVVAPVKSSKVWFITGASRGFGRVWTEAALERGDKVAATARKLESIADLNEKYGENVLTLELDVTRPEQAKTAVEQAHAHFGRLDIVLNNAGYSLVGTIEEASADDIRLLYETNVIGPVSVIQAALPLLRQQGSGHIVGTSSNLGQVTLPVIGYYCSSKWAFEAIHESLATEVKPFGINVTIIEPGAYATEFGSQESLKFAQGLDIYTDFKNQFFGSLRELERGDPKATPEAIFQIVDAEQPPLRFFLGSHCLPWVRTAYAERLATWEAWEDVSNSAQGSSN
- a CDS encoding HlyD family secretion protein, whose amino-acid sequence is MLNLSNQTIDEQKFADYPLKTLQKLPYPRSSRRLGRWMLFFLFLIAIVLFLPWRQTINGTGSVTALTPQDRPQSLQNAIAGRIEKWSLQEGQYVKKGDTLLVISEIKDDYFDPQLPQRLGEQLAAKKGSQQATDAKINALDEQISALSAGVKVDLASARNRVQQSQLQIRIDSADLVAIRRNYQIAVARLERYEKGYKDGLFSLTELETRRLTIQQEYAKVIMQENKLDVSRQKLANARLDLQLIQAKYEQDVAKTMSDRSSALSSRASANNDIAVMRNKISNVVVRRGMYVIRAPQNGYIVRSLKTGIGETIKEGESIATLQPANPSIAIELYARPMDIPLIQRGRMVRLQFEGWPAIQFSGWPAVAVGTFGGKVAVIDAVNSTNGKYRILVTPDRLAGDQPWPKQLRIGSGVVGWVMLDDVPIWYELWRQLNGFPPSLKQEPTKPETI
- a CDS encoding helix-turn-helix domain-containing protein; the encoded protein is MKKEENGLKKMESLAEAHRAFGLQKPQHPLISLINGVYTKVDGTGLPHYHVLGFYKIAYKPKLNGKLKYGQSYYDFDEGGLLFASPGQIIGGNDVDVSACSEYTLLIHPDFFLGYPLAKTIKQYGFFSYSTNETLHLSEDEKVTIFEIFKMIEKELFSRIDDFSQDVVIAQIELFLNYANRFYKRQFITRKAVSHDLLQKLEEVLDQYFANETSLRQGLPTVGYLAECVNLSPSYLSDMLRSLIGQNAQQYIHDKLIEKAKESLSTTNLTVQEVAYGLGFEHSQSFSKLFKTKTDLSPLEFRRSFN
- a CDS encoding TolC family protein, whose translation is MKPFIYLLWFGMLCLGSGLAFGQAPAQRPAVSRRPMSPVTTDVLSRTAINVAETSLGTALTSTSELTPIDTGVVFTADEFYQAVALHHPIVRQATLLNQEAQAQVQLARGAFDPKLFSDYNRKNFGNTLYYDKWQSGLAVPILPGGLDVKMTYDRNTGKYLNPENNVPSSGLLAFGVSVPITQGLLIDARRNTLRQARLAVTMADADRLSLINKTLFDAAKRYWDWYLAHQQFRWTERGYQLAQTRFLAVRQRALIGDAAPIDTTEALITVQERELQVQKAAVDWQNARLNLTAFLWSSQDGSDPRPVDLPDGVVPQAALSGLANQAQYQELLSRAVQQHPDLIKLATKQQQLTIEERYRRSLLLPKMNVGASLLSRGPLSEADYAGSSPYGFQTDNHKISVDFAFPLFLRAERGKLRQVQLKNQQIQLERQQVSRDIAIDVQRAWNELVTLEQRLVTQQQTTVNQQRLVQAEVDKFQLGESSLFLVNSRETKLIDYQIKQEELRSKYQQALASLWYTAGFNLSTRY